The genomic segment ATAAAGATGTATTAGATGCTTTGACTTATAATGCTTCTAATCCTTCAGCAGAAAGTACATTTATTGCGAATTACGATGGAATTAACAAATGTAATCAAGCTTTAAACATGCTGCCAAAACTAGATAAAGTAGATGCTAATTTAAGAAACAGACTAGCTGGTGAAGCTAAGTTTTTAAGAGCATTCATGTATTTTACTTTAGTAAAATGTTATGGTGGAGTGCCTATTGTAGATCATTTACCAGTTCCTGGAAATGATTCAGATAGAATTATGCAGTTAACACGTAAAACTTCTGCAGAAGTTTACGCTTTTATTGAAGCTGATTTGAATGATGCTATTACGGCATTACCTGAAAAAACGGCTTATGGGGCAAATGACAGAGCAAGAGCTTCAAAAGGAGCTGCTTATGCATTATTGGCAAAAGTAAGTTTGTACCAAAAGAAATGGCAGCAAGTAATTGATAATGCTAATAAAGTTACGGGTTATTCTATCGTAAGTGATTATGCTTCAATGTACAGAGCATCTGGAAAATTCGATTCAGAATCTATTTTCGAAATTTATGCTCAAGGTGCTGTACCAGCAAAAGGAATCGAAGGTTACTCTAACACTCAAGGTGCTCGAGGTACCGGAGGTTGGGGCTGGGGATTTAATACACCATCTCAAAGTTTAGTAAATGCTTATGAGCCAGGTGATGTTAGAAAGGCAGCTACAATTATTTTTAGAGGTCAGACTTTATACGATGGAAGAGTGATTCCAAATACAGTAGAGAATGAAAGATACAACTACAAAGCATATTCTTCATTATATACAAGTGCTTGGGAAACAGATGTTGATATTAAATATTTAAGATATGCTGAGGTTCTGTTAATGAAAGCTGAAGCTTTAAATGAATTAGGACAAACTTCTGATGCTATTCCGTTATTAAACCAAATTAGAAACAGAGCAGGATTAGCAAATACAACTTATTCATCACAAGCAGATATTAGAACAGCAATCTGGAGAGAAAGAAGAGTAGAAATGGCTTTTGAGCACGATAGATTTTTTGATTTAGTGCGTACAGGTCAGGCTAAGGCAGCTTTTGCAGTTGATGGAAAAGTATTTACAGAAGGTAAAAACGAATTATTCCCCATTCCGGCGACATTTATCAAGCAAGCAGATGGATTGTCAGCTCAAAACCCTGGTTATTAATTCTAAAAGATATTAAACATGAAAAAAAATAAATCTATTTTCTTGCTTTCTTTTGCCTTAGCATCAACTTTGTTTGCAGGCTGTGAGGATAGCATTGATAAAGTAAACAGTCCAATTCCTTATGAGTCAATTGGAGGTTATGAGAATTCAGATGAAGTTGCTGCAGCGCATTTAGTATCTAAATTTAGTTTTGATGGTAATATTGCCGATTCAAAAAATAGCATAACTGATGGATCTGCAACAAATGTAACTTATGGGACAGGTATAAAAGGAGAAGCTTATCAAGGCTCTGCAAGCTCTTTTATCAGTTATAGCACTGTTGCAAATTCTGTTGTAAACTTAAAAAGTATTTCAGTTTCAATGTGGATTAAAACTGATCCACATACAGGTGGAGCTCAGTCATTGTTTATGCTTCCTAAGAAAACAGATTTCTGGGGAAATATTTTTACACTGATTGAAGGAACAGGACCAGCAACAACAATGTTATTGAAAAACCATATTCAAAAAGATGTTACACCTAGTATTCCTTGGTCAGGACAATTTATTGAGCATGGAGGAGCAAATGTTTTGCCTAATATGTTTGGAGCATGGAAACATGTAGTTTGGACTTACAACGGTACAAGTTCTACTTACAGCATTTATATTGATGGTCAAAAGTTAGATATACCTGCTTCTATCTCAAAAAGATATGCTAGCGATCCTGCAACCGGAGGAGGTCCTTACGGAGAATTAGCAAATTCTGAAGTTTCTAAATTTATCATTGGAGGTTACCAACAGCATTTGGGAACTCCATGGGGGAATCCTGATGGATGGATGTTACATTATACAGGTTTAATGGATGAATTTAGAATTTATGATGCAGCTCTTACAGATAATGAAGTAGTAGCTCTTTATAAATTAGAAAAAGACAAGAGATAAATTTTTTTAATATACACCTGGAGCAAAAATCCAGGTGTATTTTTTAATACTAATGATTATAAGAAATTGATAAAATGAAGATAGGTATATATATTATGATGTTTTTGGCAGCGGTAAGTTCTTGTTCATCATCTTCGCCAGATGAAGGAAAAAGCGGGGGTACGCCATTACCAACAAATCCAACAACACCAACAAAACCTCTAACAGATACTGAGGCTATGGATCAGGTTCAAAAAGATGCGATTAAGTATTTTTGGGAATATGCCGATCCAAATTCAAAATTGGCACGTGAAAGATATCTAACTGAAGATCCTAATTTTGAAGCAAATATTGTAACTACTGGTGGTTCAGCTTTTGGTTTAATGAGCATTATTGTAGGTGTAGAAAGAGGTTTTTTGCCAAGAGCCGAAGCTGTTTCTAGGCTTACTACAGCCTTAAACTTCCTTGAAAAAGCAGATCGTTTTCACGGAGCATGGCCACACTGGATGGACAATCAATCAGGAAAAGTAATTCCATTTGGAACAAAAGATAATGGAGGAGATTTAGTAGAAACTTCTTTTGTTTGTCAGGCATTAATTACGATCAGAGAATATTTT from the Flavobacterium sp. genome contains:
- a CDS encoding RagB/SusD family nutrient uptake outer membrane protein; this translates as MKKIYIAAFVLSAFCFTGCADDYLDVDQTESISTDDVELFNNEAGATQFVTAIYNKFLNWDMTSFGWIGLSSITSDDADKGSSAGDTGTDKDVLDALTYNASNPSAESTFIANYDGINKCNQALNMLPKLDKVDANLRNRLAGEAKFLRAFMYFTLVKCYGGVPIVDHLPVPGNDSDRIMQLTRKTSAEVYAFIEADLNDAITALPEKTAYGANDRARASKGAAYALLAKVSLYQKKWQQVIDNANKVTGYSIVSDYASMYRASGKFDSESIFEIYAQGAVPAKGIEGYSNTQGARGTGGWGWGFNTPSQSLVNAYEPGDVRKAATIIFRGQTLYDGRVIPNTVENERYNYKAYSSLYTSAWETDVDIKYLRYAEVLLMKAEALNELGQTSDAIPLLNQIRNRAGLANTTYSSQADIRTAIWRERRVEMAFEHDRFFDLVRTGQAKAAFAVDGKVFTEGKNELFPIPATFIKQADGLSAQNPGY
- a CDS encoding LamG domain-containing protein — encoded protein: MKKNKSIFLLSFALASTLFAGCEDSIDKVNSPIPYESIGGYENSDEVAAAHLVSKFSFDGNIADSKNSITDGSATNVTYGTGIKGEAYQGSASSFISYSTVANSVVNLKSISVSMWIKTDPHTGGAQSLFMLPKKTDFWGNIFTLIEGTGPATTMLLKNHIQKDVTPSIPWSGQFIEHGGANVLPNMFGAWKHVVWTYNGTSSTYSIYIDGQKLDIPASISKRYASDPATGGGPYGELANSEVSKFIIGGYQQHLGTPWGNPDGWMLHYTGLMDEFRIYDAALTDNEVVALYKLEKDKR